A stretch of DNA from Tautonia rosea:
ACGAGCGGCTCTGATCGATGCGGACCAGGCTTTGACGAATGTTGAACCGGGACCGATCCAGCAGGGGGATACGATCTACATGACGGTTGTGGACAAGGACCGGAACTGTGTGAGCCTGATTCAGAGCAATTTTCACAGTTTCGGTTCGCAGCATGTTCCGCGGGGCCTGGGTTTTCCCTTGCAGAATCGCGGTTCTTGGTTTGCGCTGGATCCGTCGCATGCCAATCGGCTCGAACCAGGGAAGCGACCGTTTCATACGATCATCCCTGCGTTCGTGACGAAAGATGGCGAGCCCTGGCTGAGCTTTGGAGTGATGGGAGGAGATATGCAGCCACAAGGTCATGTGCAAGTGCTTTGCAACATGATCGATTTCGGCATGGATGTGCAGGAGGCGGGAGAGGCTGCGCGGTTCCGTCATTTCGGCTCGTCGGAGCCGACGGGTCAGCCGGGAGACGGAGGAGGTGCCGTCTCGCTCGAGTCGGGGGTTGGGTCGGACGTTCGGAACGCACTCGAAGCGAAGGGGCACCGGATCGACGATCGGCCGGGGAGCTATGGGGGATACCAGGCGATCCGGATTGATCTGGAGCGTGGGGTGTTGCTGGGAGGGTCTGACCCTCGGAAGGACGGTGCAGCGATCGGCTACTGAGGCCGGGATCGGGCTTGGGTCGAGGGATTGACATGGAGATTGGAGTCCTGATCGACGCGCTCGCTCGACCCGATGCGTATTCGCATCGGGTCGATGCGGTCGAGATCCATCAGACGCACATCTCGGTCGTCTTTCTGGCTGGTCCGTTCGCGTACAAGGTCAAGAAGCAGGTGAATTTTGGGTTCGTGGATTTTTCGACCCTCGATCGTCGACGGCATTACTGTGAGGAAGAGATTCGTCTGAACCGTCGATTGGCTCCGGAGGTTTACCTCGGCGTGGTGCCGGTGACACGATCGGGCGATCGGTGTGTGATGGAAGGGACCGGCGAGGTGGTTGAGTGGGCCGTGAAGATGGAGCGGCTCGACGAGGCCGAGACGCTGAAGTCACTGGTTACGAATCCCAATCTGAGTGACCAGGCGCTAAGACGGATGATCGATCTGATCGTCGCGCGATTGGTCGCGTTTTATGGTCTGGCCGAACGGAGCGCGGCGATTGCAGATGCGGCAGGGTTCGAGGCAGTTGCCCGGAACGCTGAAGAGAATTTCACCAGTTCCGAGCCTCTGGTGGGCCGAACGGTGAGTCAAGCGGTTATTGATCGGCTTCGGGCGTTGTCGTATCTCGAACTGACCCGGCTTCGACCGCTCTTGAAGTCGAGAGCGGATCGGGGCATTCCGTGCGATGGTCACGGAGATTTACGTCTCGATCATATTTACGTGAGGCCTGATCGGGTTGCTCCAGACGATCTGGTGATCGTTGATTGTATCGAGTTTAGCAATTGGCTGCGTTCGGTCGATCCCGTGGCAGACCTGGCGTTTCTGGCCATGGATTTGCTGGCTGTTCGAGGGGACCGAACCGGCCTGATCACGGTCATCGAGCGCTATGAGGACCATTCCGGAGACGTGGAAGGCCGACCGCTCTGGCCCTTCTTCATCGCGTATCGAGCCATAGTTCGAGCCAAGGTGGACGGCCTGGCCGCCTTGCAGCCCGAGCGGAGCGATGAGGAACGGGCTGAAGCAGTTCAAAAGGCTCAAGGACACTGGTTGCGAGCGCTCGGAGAGCTGGAGGAACCAAACCGGCGGCCCTGCCTGGTGCTGGTGGCCGGACCTCCTGGTGTAGGGAAATCAACCCTGGCGCGAGGGCTGGCCGATCGATCTGGGTTTGAGGTGATTCGGTCGGACGTGGTGCGGAAGGAACTGGCGGGGCTGAGTCCGAATCAGAACGCGACAGCCGGTTTTGGTGAAGGAATTTATACGTCTGAGTGGACCGAGCAGACCTATGCCGAGTGCCTACGACGGGCCGAGGCGAAGGTGTTTGAAGGGAAGCGGGTCGTGGTGGATGCCAGCTTCGCTCGGGAAGAGTACCGATTGCCGTTTCTCAAGAGTGCTCGCTTGCTGGGCGTGCCGGGAGTGTTTCTGGAGCTTCGCGCATCATCTATGGAGGTA
This window harbors:
- a CDS encoding bifunctional aminoglycoside phosphotransferase/ATP-binding protein — its product is MEIGVLIDALARPDAYSHRVDAVEIHQTHISVVFLAGPFAYKVKKQVNFGFVDFSTLDRRRHYCEEEIRLNRRLAPEVYLGVVPVTRSGDRCVMEGTGEVVEWAVKMERLDEAETLKSLVTNPNLSDQALRRMIDLIVARLVAFYGLAERSAAIADAAGFEAVARNAEENFTSSEPLVGRTVSQAVIDRLRALSYLELTRLRPLLKSRADRGIPCDGHGDLRLDHIYVRPDRVAPDDLVIVDCIEFSNWLRSVDPVADLAFLAMDLLAVRGDRTGLITVIERYEDHSGDVEGRPLWPFFIAYRAIVRAKVDGLAALQPERSDEERAEAVQKAQGHWLRALGELEEPNRRPCLVLVAGPPGVGKSTLARGLADRSGFEVIRSDVVRKELAGLSPNQNATAGFGEGIYTSEWTEQTYAECLRRAEAKVFEGKRVVVDASFAREEYRLPFLKSARLLGVPGVFLELRASSMEVIRDRLARRTGDASDAGPEVGEQAFRSWEEPRNREVVARRVAITVREDSRGMLGEALVRLAIEYGLHCVTEEEQKWNDGLR